Proteins from one Flavobacterium sp. N2038 genomic window:
- a CDS encoding helix-turn-helix domain-containing protein yields the protein MTYNEKLSKFFRAKGLKQKEVGEILGFSPAMIGRYFHGTASIGSEFLLSLSRNFPDVDLNDLFAPENEQDMVNEPAAVYEKKNILNDLVEIEERIHKIRLQLENKNFTE from the coding sequence ATGACATATAACGAAAAATTAAGCAAATTCTTTAGAGCTAAGGGATTGAAACAAAAGGAGGTAGGTGAAATCTTAGGGTTTAGTCCGGCAATGATTGGACGGTACTTTCACGGAACTGCCAGTATTGGATCTGAGTTTTTACTGAGTTTAAGCAGAAACTTTCCAGATGTAGATCTAAATGATCTTTTCGCTCCGGAAAATGAACAGGATATGGTTAATGAACCTGCCGCTGTTTATGAGAAGAAAAACATTCTTAACGATTTAGTAGAAATCGAAGAACGTATTCATAAAATACGATTACAGCTGGAGAATAAAAACTTTACAGAATAG
- a CDS encoding polyprenyl synthetase family protein, with translation MEKETNAQQTNLDVFLDDYPSTWPIDGPIDLELHDLPHKGSVIEWWYQNCHVISKEGKRFSLFASFFRLAIAKDSEPNDSVYTHSVIWSLSDISNEKYYADSLVDPLMPSEGLKIIMKNKDKNVGSKLIRRALKEVYEKGNVPMPDRVLKQPAHVGLKNLLLEYDENSFKKGKNGHYHLKLENALNEIVCTLNFIPLTKPIRHGNDGMVRGIRKEDMFYYFIPKCAVSGEIIIDNTIYEVKGNGWYDHEFSRPADEDTFFEFNRDMAWNWVALQLENGYQISGYDLFDNTNNGSPAGGVMIIIDPDGHRISKDDFSFSPVDYWTSTKTFVSYPVSWRLEIPGINLSLSVTASFPEQEFITVLSAPAIWEGSVNVTGRFNDSEVSGVGYIERNGFNTKESVESFLKAIGKTTQKSIESLLPLAPNDEQFNRLVNSALGVSFFSAADKEQYISSVIKPVREVVDRSKKAWRSYVFLACIDIVGGNSQPFIDWLAMPELIHTGSLIVDDVQDKSDTRRGGVALHHLYGEALAINTGNVCYFIGELFTQEPKLPEHIRLKVYELYFEMMRAAHAGQALDISGFHLLMPDAVKNGDSSLLEKRIYTTHRLKTAAPACTLAKMGGIIGGGKPEEIEVLGDFFEAIGVAYQIMDDVLNLQGYDGNLKDKGEDITAGKITMPVAKAMNLLPFDKREYVWTTIQALPKEQNVIESVIVLLQDCGAIDACRKEAEELMEGAWTKVDQILPDSFFKIRLRTFGWYALKIE, from the coding sequence ATGGAAAAAGAAACCAATGCACAACAAACTAATTTAGATGTTTTTTTAGATGATTATCCTTCAACATGGCCAATTGATGGGCCAATTGATTTGGAACTTCATGATCTGCCACATAAAGGATCGGTAATCGAATGGTGGTACCAAAACTGCCATGTTATTTCAAAAGAGGGTAAAAGATTCTCCCTTTTTGCTTCTTTTTTTAGATTAGCAATAGCCAAAGATTCGGAGCCAAATGATAGTGTCTATACGCATTCGGTAATTTGGTCTTTATCTGATATTTCCAATGAAAAATATTATGCAGATTCTCTGGTTGATCCTTTGATGCCATCAGAAGGGTTAAAGATTATTATGAAAAATAAGGATAAGAATGTTGGAAGTAAATTAATACGACGTGCATTAAAAGAAGTATATGAAAAGGGAAATGTACCCATGCCCGACAGAGTTCTAAAACAACCTGCTCATGTAGGATTAAAAAATCTTTTGCTGGAGTATGATGAAAATTCTTTTAAGAAAGGGAAGAATGGGCATTATCATTTAAAGCTTGAAAATGCTTTAAATGAGATTGTCTGCACACTTAATTTTATTCCTTTAACAAAACCAATCAGACACGGAAATGACGGAATGGTAAGAGGGATTAGAAAGGAGGATATGTTTTATTATTTCATTCCAAAGTGTGCGGTGAGTGGTGAGATTATTATTGATAATACAATCTATGAAGTAAAGGGAAACGGTTGGTATGATCATGAATTTAGCAGACCGGCAGATGAAGATACTTTTTTTGAATTTAATCGTGATATGGCCTGGAATTGGGTAGCATTGCAATTAGAGAATGGTTATCAGATTTCGGGCTATGATCTTTTTGATAATACTAATAATGGAAGCCCGGCTGGTGGCGTTATGATTATTATTGATCCGGATGGTCACAGGATTAGTAAGGACGATTTTTCATTTAGTCCGGTAGATTACTGGACAAGCACCAAAACCTTTGTATCTTATCCTGTTTCCTGGAGATTGGAAATACCAGGTATTAATCTTTCACTTTCTGTTACAGCTAGTTTTCCGGAACAGGAATTCATTACAGTCCTTTCTGCTCCTGCAATATGGGAAGGTAGTGTAAATGTGACAGGAAGGTTTAATGATTCTGAAGTTTCCGGAGTTGGTTATATTGAGAGAAATGGTTTTAATACTAAAGAAAGTGTCGAAAGTTTTTTAAAAGCGATTGGTAAAACCACACAGAAATCAATAGAATCTTTACTGCCTTTAGCGCCAAATGATGAGCAGTTTAACAGACTTGTTAATAGTGCGCTGGGCGTTTCCTTTTTTAGTGCGGCAGATAAGGAACAATATATTTCTTCTGTAATTAAACCTGTTAGAGAAGTTGTTGATCGAAGTAAAAAAGCCTGGAGATCCTATGTTTTTCTGGCCTGTATAGACATTGTTGGTGGTAACTCGCAACCATTTATCGATTGGCTTGCAATGCCTGAGTTAATACATACAGGCTCATTAATTGTAGATGATGTACAGGATAAGTCCGATACACGTAGGGGAGGAGTAGCGCTGCATCATCTTTATGGTGAGGCACTCGCAATTAATACGGGCAATGTTTGTTATTTTATTGGTGAGTTGTTTACACAAGAACCTAAACTGCCAGAACATATTCGATTAAAAGTATATGAACTTTATTTTGAAATGATGCGTGCAGCTCATGCAGGTCAGGCGCTGGACATTAGCGGATTTCATTTGCTGATGCCAGATGCAGTAAAAAACGGAGACAGCAGTTTACTTGAAAAAAGAATTTATACTACACACCGTTTAAAAACAGCTGCGCCAGCCTGTACATTAGCCAAAATGGGTGGAATAATTGGAGGCGGAAAACCAGAAGAAATAGAGGTGCTTGGCGATTTTTTTGAGGCTATTGGCGTGGCTTATCAGATAATGGATGATGTATTGAACTTACAGGGTTATGACGGTAATCTCAAAGATAAAGGAGAAGATATTACAGCCGGAAAAATAACTATGCCGGTGGCAAAAGCAATGAATCTGTTGCCTTTTGATAAACGTGAGTATGTATGGACAACAATTCAGGCTTTGCCTAAGGAACAAAATGTAATAGAATCTGTAATTGTTTTACTACAGGATTGCGGAGCCATTGATGCATGCCGAAAAGAAGCAGAAGAACTGATGGAAGGTGCATGGACAAAAGTAGATCAAATACTGCCGGATTCATTCTTTAAAATAAGACTGCGAACTTTTGGATGGTATGCTCTGAAGATTGAATAA
- a CDS encoding GIY-YIG nuclease family protein yields the protein MGHTSESLQERLRKHLSNHFGFTGKTKDWIVIYFEEFETKSLAYKRELEVKKWKSRIRVEKLIKESKK from the coding sequence ATAGGTCATACATCTGAATCTTTACAAGAAAGATTACGTAAACATTTATCAAACCATTTTGGTTTTACTGGAAAAACGAAAGATTGGATTGTAATTTACTTTGAAGAATTTGAAACCAAATCATTAGCTTATAAACGTGAATTGGAAGTCAAAAAATGGAAAAGTAGAATACGAGTTGAAAAGTTAATAAAAGAATCGAAGAAGTAG